In Apus apus isolate bApuApu2 chromosome 5, bApuApu2.pri.cur, whole genome shotgun sequence, the following are encoded in one genomic region:
- the TMEM80 gene encoding transmembrane protein 80 isoform X2, which yields MAAGRRGRTPSVLSSVPLQMLFYINGVYYIFYFLATLAMIVYKSQVFSYPDDFLAPDLVLLFLMAILEVLQLYLGSKGNLTEEEAPLGLSVAITVGSVLLSVYFLVWQTYVLRADVIINALLLFAHALEAALKVVAIAAFIS from the exons CTGTCATCTGTTCCTTTACAGATGCTCTTCTACATAAATGGGGTCTATTACATCTTCTACTTCTTGGCCACTCTGGCAATGATTGTTTATAAAA GTCAAGTTTTCAGTTATCCAGATGATTTCTTGGCTCCTGATCTTGTCCTGCTTTTCCTGATGGCCATTCTTGAGGTGCTCCAGCTATACTTGG GTTCAAAGGGCAACCTGACAGAAGAGGAGGCACCCCTGGGGCTCAGTGTGGCCATCACGGTGGGAAGTGTGCTGCTGTCTGTGTACTTCCTGGTGTGGCAAACCTACGTGCTGCGGGCAGACGTCATCATCAACGCTCTTCTGCTCTTCGCTCACGCGCTGGAGGCAGCACTGAAGGTCGTCGCCATTGCTGCCTTCATCAGCTAA
- the TMEM80 gene encoding transmembrane protein 80 isoform X3, translating to MLFYINGVYYIFYFLATLAMIVYKSQVFSYPDDFLAPDLVLLFLMAILEVLQLYLGSKGNLTEEEAPLGLSVAITVGSVLLSVYFLVWQTYVLRADVIINALLLFAHALEAALKVVAIAAFIS from the exons ATGCTCTTCTACATAAATGGGGTCTATTACATCTTCTACTTCTTGGCCACTCTGGCAATGATTGTTTATAAAA GTCAAGTTTTCAGTTATCCAGATGATTTCTTGGCTCCTGATCTTGTCCTGCTTTTCCTGATGGCCATTCTTGAGGTGCTCCAGCTATACTTGG GTTCAAAGGGCAACCTGACAGAAGAGGAGGCACCCCTGGGGCTCAGTGTGGCCATCACGGTGGGAAGTGTGCTGCTGTCTGTGTACTTCCTGGTGTGGCAAACCTACGTGCTGCGGGCAGACGTCATCATCAACGCTCTTCTGCTCTTCGCTCACGCGCTGGAGGCAGCACTGAAGGTCGTCGCCATTGCTGCCTTCATCAGCTAA